tactattgcttggcatcaatttttataacaagccctgctatataaaattgcgggcttgtgctaatttcaaccactgcaATTTGCATGTATTGTACTggatatatgatatttttaaggcacacatatttatttgataatgccATAGAGAGATATTGCATTTTTAGTCCTGGAAATCTTGGTTAGTTCCTTTAATGGCATGTTTTTTCCGTATCAGATTTTAAATGGCATTTATTTTCCGTAAAAGTGtagaatttcttaaaaatggtAGTTAATATCCAGGGAAAACTCAACAATGTTGAGTTCAGTTGAGATTTGACAAAGTAATGGCCTCTTGACTATGGTCATCTCTGCCAAAATAGGGAAATAGAGAAGCAAGTTAGCTccctttacaaatattatataataaaagtataaaaaatataatatataatatatgatatgtttgtaatTACTAGTTACAGTTCTTGATAATTACTGATAGGCCTgggaatatatttatatatttattaagtttttggGGGAGGGGCGGTCATAGAAATGAGGCATAACAATGCACTCTGCCCCtatgaaaatacatgtacgtagtatttcctaaaaaaaaataaagcaattttgaaaacaagctTACTTCAGTTATTCATTGGTGCAATTTGACTGACCGACTAATTAGTGAAATAATTGTACctggagggattttttttacgattctGTATATGATATAATTAGAAGAACCCCGTTTTgaatgtctattattttagccTAGACTGATGCAGCCATTGTTTAAAGTTAACAGGATTGTGGTAGTCCTAGACACATTAAATGTATCATTCTGATTTTGTGTCTATGCAAAAACATTCTAgtacaatgtttaaaaatccTACTGTACAAGTCATATTAAAATGGTATACCGGGTAACTATTCCAACGTTTTCCATTGCTGTCAATGATATCAAATAAGAATATCTGATTTGCATAAACTGGTTGTGTGATCTAATCTTGCATTTACCATAAATATTACTGATGTAACACCAATTGGCCGCAATCTAAAAACAGAAGTTTGAAAACATTCCATTTAGCGATGTGATAAAGGCTGCACATAAAAAGGAATTTACATGAGTTTAATTATGATGCATCACTTGCCAGGAAAGGTTAGGATGTCGTGGCGGAGTACTAGCTCAACTATTGAAGGGATGTCTGTTGTCAGCACCAACACCCCAAATTGACCTACaggaaataaatatgtataatacaGCTCTATAAAAATGCATCTGTATTATAAGGCATTTCTGTAATAGTAAAACAGCATGGGGTTTAAGGAATGTCACTCATAAAATCCATGCTCTTATCTCAAAGATCAAGGTTATACTTACTTAAAAGTCTatcatgttttacaattatacaatatcAACTTCATGtactttttgtctcagaaatACTGGTAACTTTGTTACCATTTATGGAATTTCAATTAAACTTCACAGAAACATTGAGAATCATGGTAATTTGTGATcttatctcaaaggtcaaggtcacatatttatgttatacaatatatatattatggacctcattgcaatattttgtgtCTCAGCCATAACGTTGCTATTATTTGATAATGAGAATTCAATTATACTGAGAATTGTCAAGCTCCATTCGAATATGTGTTGTGCATGCCATAATGCTTTTCAtctcaaaggttaaggtcaatgttgaacaaatttgatttaCCTGTTATAAGAATTCAAACAATCTTATAAGATTTGTAGAGAATAATTTGATGGCGTTGGTCGAGATAGATTGGGTTTTAgtcaaaccttttttaaatgtcatatacTAACAGCTGTCTGTTCAACCAGGCCCAATCAGTggcattttaaatgtttctgttgcagcttttgtttttaaagatgaTTTTAAAAGGGTCAAAATATACCAAGAAGATGTAGGTTAACACTAAAAACtgtttaatgcattattatgttttactcattttactgttatgatcaaaacaaaaaagaatgattagagtacttaaaaaatatatattttggcgcttttaaCTGGGGAAATGGTGTCCACATAgatacttattgaaataagcttttattattttatatgtacacaaatgcttttttttgttttgatcattaaattttaatgatcaaaacaaaaaaaagcatttgtgtacatataaaatttaatttaaaatgaataataatgcattaaacaGGGGCGGATCCTGGAATTAACATGGGTAGGCAAAACTTAGGAGCATAATTTAGGGGCCCAACTGTTTAACACGGGTGCCAGTTGCACCCCCCATGGTTCTGCTAGTGTTTagtatgtttcttttttgtatctATGAAGACTTAGTGTAAGCCTGTATTGTCCCCCTTTAGGATCAGAATGGATTGTCGCAGAGTGCAAACAAttcattttcatcaatatttgatcatttataATAGATTGTAGTCCTACCCTGCTCAATAGTAGTTATCATGTTGAATTAAGCCTTTATATAAACCATTTCATAACCTGTTTCAATACAGCCATAAACTGTATACATGTGTACTGTAAAACCCACAAATAGTATTTGTGGATAGTGaaggtcatttattttttcacaatagTGTTTTTTCTGTATTGTTAGAGctcatacaaaaaacaaaatggagTTAGGAAATAAAGAAAGGGTactgtttttattcatatcatGGCTGACTGTTAGCTATGCTATTCATTACGAGCCAAACTGGGACTCACTTGACACTCGCCCAAATCCTTCATGGTATGATGAATCGAAGATTGGGATATTTCTGCATTGGGGTGTGTTCTCAGTTCCAAGTCTGTTAAATGAATGGTTCTGGATGAAATGGGTAGGGGAAAAGAACAAGCGTGCTATAGAATACATGACTGCGAATTATAAGCCAGATTTTACTTATGCCGACTTTGCAAAAGACTTTGATGTTGATCTATTTGACCCTGAGGAATGGGCTGATATTTTCAATGCCTCAGGAGCACAGTAAGTTTTTATTGTACAATGGTTGATACTGAATAATGATGACTTTCAGGTGATACgctcttgtacatgtataagcaatgtgtatatatatttaaataaaacaaataaacaatgaatgaaCATTCTCTTTCACCAGAGTGTTGGTGCTATGTGTTAAATTTATCAtaatcaaacctctgatgaatgagaatgtgaataaataaaaaataaattaaaagacatCACACATGATTTATCTTCTCTTTTTTTGCCAGCCCGTCTCTCTTCACACTCTACAGGGCAAATTGCATATGTAtctattaataaatttataaaaatatgataaaatattttagcataaTTTTGTGCAACGATCAGTAAAATAGACATTGTTGATGCGCAGATGCTTACAATGAGTGTATGAATTGAAAATTTATGTAGCTgaaattgtgatatttatacACCAGGATAACTGTGATTAAACGGAGCTAGATTTTAATAAACAACGActagcattttgttcacattttacacTAATTTTTCAATGTGTCTGACTCTTAAAATTAGGTTTCAGGTTTATTATCTCAACAAATTTATGGCTTAAAACGTTATCAAATTTGccagatttttaaaacattatcaaatttgCCAGATTTTAAGGTCTTTAAAATGGCACCAAGTTTGGTACATGCCTCAGATATGTCATACAATTATAGAATTGGTACTATGCATTTGCGTTTTttgcatttgtaataaaaaatttGAATAACTGATCACTTTCCTGTTCCTGTTTAAGgttcttttcattattttagatCTAATTAATAATAGATGAAAGATGATAATTATTTACACCATCTGACGTTTCCTAATGTTATCACATGACTCTTGTTTATATCACATGAAATAATACTGGTTCAAAATTATTTGCTCGTAAGATGAGATTTATCTCAGTTGTTGATGATTTATCAGTACGGTATATTATATAGatgttattttatctatatatgTAATCAAAACTTAGGTTGATATTAATATCTTTAGtttacataactttttttttaatttaatgtaacaTTACATAGAAATAAACAGTGAGAAAAGGAGtttaatgttattgttattaattttactTGAAGCATTTGAACTCTATCCTGAGAATGTGTATCGGGTACAAACTGCCGATATATCTGCTGTTTGTGACTTTAATAGGCTTATCAGCTCAGTATGCCCCAAACTGGGCTTCTCTGGACACAAGACCTTTGCCGAACTGGTATGACGAGGGGAAGATTGGTATTTTTGTAGTATGGGGCTTGTACGCGGTCCCTGCCCTCCAGAATGAGTGGTTCTGGGAAATGTGGCATGATCAGCACAATGAGGAAATCGTTAAATACATGCAAGACAATTACAAACCTGATTTCACATACCAGGACTTTGCTGCTGAGTTTACTGCTGATCTGTTTGATCCAGAGGATTGGGCGGATATATTTAATGCTTCCGGGGCAAAGTAAGCTCTTGTAATGTGTTTCTGTATCTGTGTACTCaatcttgaatattttatgtCTGCTCTGTGAGAAATATGTAAAGTATTATAGTACATCAGTGCTCCATTGTGGCCTAAATAGCAAGGTTGGGCACCCCACTACCCTTTTCCGGCACCCTACTGCTTTTTTACTATACCCTGAAGTGCCCTTGTGAATATTTTATGTTGGTTCTGTAAGAAATATGCAAAGTTgtagtattcattaaacatagagggtacatgtacattttattttgcaatctATTTTATTTGCTGCCACATAATATGCCCTCAAGTCGGATTTTCAGAACCACACCAAAGACACATGGATGGCTTGACAGATGTTGGCCCTTATAGGTACCTTTGTGTCAGTAAATTGGGGAGACTATGCTCCTTTTACTTCATTTTTACCATGTTTCAGATACATCGTGTTGACAAGCAAGCACCATGAGGGATATACCAACTGGCCGTCCAAATACTCGTTTTCCTGGAACTCAATGGATGTTGGGCCACACAGGGACCTTGTTGGTAAGTCAAGACGGTGCTCATCTCTGACATGAAATGTATTGTAGTAAATATTCAGCTTGTTTGAACATTTGCAAAGTAAATAGTCCATGCAGGTATTATCACAGCCTTATGATTTTCTTTATCATTGTTAACGTCATCCTTGTTTACTCTTATCTCCGTGTTGCCCTGTTTTACAGATATGCTTATGTTCCACACTATTCCTATTAAGTTTTGACACAATTTTGACGCTGTACTTGGTTAACTAAGTATATGAGCACATCATAAAATAGTTCACCTTTAGAAGTTCGGAAACCATGTCTTTAATCACATtgtaactttaacaaagttccgAACAATCGGCACATTGTGTACCTGTTCTTGCCTGGTTAAGATCCATTCAgtaaataccaaaaaaatatatattgttcattCCCCAGGTCACTGACCTGTCTTAGACCATGGTACAAAGATCCACTTTGGTTTCTATTGAACCctatatatatttcagtgatACCTTATTAAAGTTTTAATGAGATTATATTCACCTAGTCTTGTAAATGTAGTTATTTTCCTGAGGTGACCAAGCTTTTGCAAACCGCTTGGAGACAAACACCCTCTTCAATCTCTATCAATCCTTTGTTGAAAAGTTCCGTACCGTCTCCATGTTtgattaggcctaaaaaaaaaatgtccgtgtcgggtaacccgaccctacctataaaaatgtgccgaccctaactatttttttccgtttctgagcaaaaaaatatttgttagcgaatagagagttacgaagggcggataaatgcagattttaatcagaattattgtttatatgatgaaacaaagtcaggcaatgacagtaatgtaggaaagactgccatgtgcaagaaaaactctgaacttacgagattttgaaaaaaaaaaaaaatccctacctaccctacctagaaattttgggaaggttaccctaaacaaacaattattttttttttggccttatttccaaaaataaaattattatctCAAGCAATTTGGCTTTTGCAATCTGCTCCAAGCCAGACACTGACTTCAGGAATTATTGTTGGAATTATTCCACCCTGTCTTTGGTTACATACATTGGTGCTTTTTTCCCCCTAAGGTTAACCTGGCTACTGTAATCAACTCAAAGATGAACATTGACTTCAGAAAATTCCTCTTCTAGTTACAATTTTTCCACCCTTTCTTTGGTTACATACATTTGTgcttttttttcttccaaaGGTGACTTGGCTACTGCAATCCGCTCGAAGACAAACATCCACTTTGGCCTGTACCATTCCCTGTTTGAATGGTTCCACCCCCTCTATCTACGGGACAAGGCTAACAAGTGGAAGACCAATGAATTTGTCACTGTAAGTCGTTTTGATGATTAAGGATATCagttcaattcatttatttattataatactgTTTGCAAATTTCATTTCAAGATTTTGAAGCATTGAATAGTGGTGATGTTCACTCCAGCCAACATTCATGATACCCTTCTGAACAAATTAAGTTTTGGGAACACCAAAAGACCACCTGTAGTGGATACAAAAGTACTACGTGACAAAACCTTTAAATATGAACTACTGAAATAAAAGGCATTTGTGTGTGCCACTTATACAGCCAATATCAGGCAGAACTGCAAATGCAAACATTGCAGTGACTTTGAACGCATTCCAAACCAGTTTGAAGTGTTGGTTGTGACTGTACTTTTctttatgaacataaataaagttctgtttttcaaagatattaTAATAGCCCTGATGTCGCTGTTGTCACTAGCAGTAGCTTTAGCGTTGCAATAAGTTCAACCTTGAACTGCATGACCattgagatattaacataaaacttggttaacatgcttttataaaaaaataacggaTAATGATTAGCAAATTCTAACTCTAAATGGCAAATCATGAATGTTTCTCTCACAAAATGCCCATTAACAAACTGAGATAAACAGACATTGCATCCCCTTGCCGATCTCTTGTTTCAGAGCAAGACGATGCCGGAGCTTTATGAGCTCGTGAACACATACAAACCTGACGTGATCTGGTCTGACGGAGACTGGGAAGCCCCTGATACATACTGGAACTCTACTGAGTTCATTGCCTGGCTATACAATGACAGGTACCttaattaaaacagtttattttttgctgattttggtacagtttaaaacttaaacattacTATTTTATAGTCTTGAAAAATCTGTGCATTCACTTCAATAACCAGTACATATCAGTACTTGTCTATTATCAAATCACTTATATATGAGGGCTTTGCTTGATTTGTACTGGATGTAGTTGCAATTCGGATCTTAATCTGTTTGTATGATTTTAGTATGAATTAGAAGACTGCCCGTAACATGCTCTCCATTAACATATTGTACAAGACACTGTTCCTATAAAGTGCATTTAATTTTTAACCATGCAAGAGTCATTTTTCCCAAATATAAGTCATTGAATAGACAggtatctttaaatatattagaCCTATGTAATCATTTCTAATGGATGGTGTGTTTATGCAGGGTTTGACTAGAACAGCATCAAAAAATTGATTCTGAAGAAGCTTCAACTGTCTTTGACTTGTTATCTAAAAAGCTAAATGAAAGaatttgacatataaatataattttatctcTTTTTTCTTTACAATACATAGGAATTCACAGATTGCTCTTATCTGCTCCGAAGCGTTGGTAACACTAGGGAAAGATTAATTAATTTAGGATTGTGTTTATAAAACTCTGTTCAAATGAGTATCTCTGCTGtccagtgtttgtttattagagttagtaaaatatttcaatttcaacaaagttaaaacaaaattattgcGATCATAAAATCTGTTAGTGAGTGCCTTTTAACTAGAATTTCTTGACacagacaatatttttacaagccTCGGGGCCATCAGACTTGTGCATTTCACGCAGACTGCCATTTCGGAGTCACTCAAGTCATCATTTTAATGCAACCAAAAGAACTTATAACTCAGTCTCTTTACATTCAAAgacatgttttcttaaatattgaatacatacTTTAATTGCTTTGCTGCTTAATTGTGGAAATGAAAACATCTGGAGAGGTTGAACGAAACAAAATTTTCTGATTCAACtgccattttgatttttttctctcaCACCATTCAATTTGGATGAGTGGAAATACCAGAATGACTCaactgaaataatgttaattggTTGGCTCCCCTTTAGCCCAGTGAAGAACAGTGTTGTCACTAATGATCGCTGGGGACCAAAGGTTCGATGCCATCATGGTGGCTTCCTAACTTGTACAGATCGGTATAACCCGGGTATGAATGTATTTCACGGTGCATGAATTGTTTCATGAGCTTGCTTTGCTAAACGCTCTTTAGCATTTAactttctgttgttgtttttctctcttTTAATCCAATGCAAatttattcatgtgcatttAATCAGTCTAAATTGCTTTCTAAGTTGCATTTGCCATAATCACAATTACAAGCTACACAGAATTTGGTGTTCAGGCAATAAAGGGGCAGAGAAGACCATAGAAGTACCATGACAGGTGACCTACCTTTACCCCATCGTCTGATACCCCCCATACATTACTACGCTATGCTTCATTGTGTACTGTGGGCAGTTTGGCTTGGAAAAACtggtaatcatgaataattcatGAAGCAGATTCCTTGGTTTCGCCAAGTACCAGATGCTttccagtaaaaaaaaatgtttaagtgaAAGCAAGGATTGAACTGGGTTCACCATTTCAGTACAATAAGTTTTTGCAGCATTCAAGACCACATGGCCATGAAGGCGACTGACACATGTGGTTATTGAAGAACATgcaaattcattggaagaagagtcgTCTgtcctgcctcatgcatattcaacgagattttgtcagtcaattgtctCACGGTATTTTTGAAGTATAACGGAATTAAGTAACGTGTTTGTGGACGATGTCTACACTCTTGCTTTGGTTTTAAAAACCCAAGGATTTGGCAAtgtacatttcaaatatatctatttatagCCCAGTCAAGGACACTATAGTGACCAATGACAGATGGGGTAACGGGGTCATGTGTCACCATGGCGGCTTCCTGACATGTAGTGACAGATACAATCCAGGTTAGGGGTCATTCACATGAACATGTATCTGCCTTTTATCTTTAGCCAAGTAAGACACAACAGTGAATAATGGCAGGCTAGGGGTTATACACATGTGTCTGCTAGAGTAGAGGCTTTTTTATTCTAAGAGCTTGCTGTTGCAAAGTCACTTAGTAACATAGCACCACAGACCGGATCAACTTGCCGCAGGTAGTATAggagttttctatttttagcccaGTAAAGGACACCATTGTGACCAATGACAGGTGGGGTCAAGGGGTCACATGTCATCATGGAGGCTTTCTGACATGTAGTGACAGATATAATCCAGGTTTGGGTTCTTGTTTGTAGTAGTTATTCTGTATGCTAGACATTTATTTAGTCTTAACCAACCACTTAGTGTATTATTGTTAGGTGTGTACAGTTTTGGATTGGGCATTTCTGTATAACGatgcaacatgttttaaaattacatatttctTTCTAGTAGTCAGATATTACCTTTTTCTAAAGcttttgtttttagattttgtAATAGCACAGAAACTTATTTATTGTAGATTAGTGTACTAATATCTTCTGCACAATGGATGTAATCATAACGCCTTTAAATTTTAAGATTTCTGTTTGCTGAAATATAATCTCTAAGCTAACAGACATGTACTCAAGATACTATGCTAAATTGGATAGTATTTACCATATTTCTGGCCTGTTACCACAGTTTGTCGTAACCTCAGTATGCTCATGTCATAAATGTTGAAGTCAGATTAAGTATTAATAATTTCTAAGTAAAATTAGCTTGTCAATGAAAGAAAGAATTGTTTCATTTGCTTGTCTTTTTATCAAagaggtattgtgatagccttggtttTTCTCATCGGGACTGTCGTCCTAAAACTTTGAAATTCACCTAATACTTTGCACTCGTTTCCATAGATAATATTCACATTtgtagcaagacccataactccgGCTTTAATTGACCAGATAAAATACAGACAAGTGTTGCCCTGGTCTCGTTTTCGTATCGATTTGTTCGATCTTTTGAtaacatcaattaaaacaagaaaacaacaggatacaaaatattttttacctttgGAGTCAAAATGAACATGATTCTGGTCAATATGGCAAGTGATTATAGGCACTGCAAATAAACAGTTGTATTTTGATGACCTATTAACTTGTCTTTTAATTGCTATTAAATACAACTCAATCATAATTCTCTCTTCCCAGGAGTTCTTCAGAAGCGTAAATGGGAGAATGCCATGACAGTGGATAGCCAGTCATGGGGATACCGGCGGGATGCCACTCTAAAAGACATGCTAACTATGGAATCACTCCTTGCAACACTTGCTTCCACTGTCAGGTGACTGGTTCATTATTATGGTGAAAGAAATGCTGTGAAcatctatttaaatatttgtttgacatTCGGAACATGcctcaaatattttataagaacatATTTATTGCGCTGCCCTCCCAAATGCAGAACTTCAACATTAAGTTGACCAATAGAAGTACTTGTCAGTCAGCTTTTATATACAACTCAGCTTTGGTGGATGTGTATAcataaaccaatcaaatatatatctgTAAAGTTACTGCATAATAACTTTAATATTCACTTTAAGCACTGAATGTTGGATCGATATAGTGAATTATTGGTACATCTGCTacctaaaacaatatatataagaatgaacttgatattttttgtttgcatGGTTGTGGAGACAGCTGTTTGCTTACATAATTCATATTGGAGTCTATCTCCATGTCTGCACTTGCATAATACAGTATTATCGTGCTGTTTGGCTGTCAATTATGCGAGCCAATGAGATCCTACTTAAGGATGAATCTGGGATTTTTATAACTGGTGTAGCTCCATGTATGCACTGTAAGCCTGGCCTGAAAAATCCTGGGTGGATATAATGACTGAGGAACAGTAACCATAtctaaataatacatgtattaatagcTGATGTTAaaacttgatatatttttgtcacTATAAGACACCCTTATACTAGAAGACTATTAGTATGACTTCAAATAAAAGCTTACGGCCTTACCTGTATCTATAAATTTCCAGGTAAGGAGGTCAATACAGAGT
The sequence above is drawn from the Mya arenaria isolate MELC-2E11 chromosome 14, ASM2691426v1 genome and encodes:
- the LOC128217589 gene encoding putative alpha-L-fucosidase isoform X2, which codes for MSHLNSILRMCIGYKLPIYLLFVTLIGLSAQYAPNWASLDTRPLPNWYDEGKIGIFVVWGLYAVPALQNEWFWEMWHDQHNEEIVKYMQDNYKPDFTYQDFAAEFTADLFDPEDWADIFNASGAK
- the LOC128217589 gene encoding putative alpha-L-fucosidase isoform X1: MRFISVVDDLSHLNSILRMCIGYKLPIYLLFVTLIGLSAQYAPNWASLDTRPLPNWYDEGKIGIFVVWGLYAVPALQNEWFWEMWHDQHNEEIVKYMQDNYKPDFTYQDFAAEFTADLFDPEDWADIFNASGAK